The proteins below are encoded in one region of Dromaius novaehollandiae isolate bDroNov1 chromosome 9, bDroNov1.hap1, whole genome shotgun sequence:
- the DUSP28 gene encoding dual specificity phosphatase 28 isoform X1, with translation MVFMPGKPRSGSPGTRTCLAPGPRARIKYSTAAQAAREPAMAPLCPVAAGLLLGPARAACDPALLGHHRVTLCINVSRQQPFPGLPHLRCIRVPVFDDPAEDLYRHFDRCGEAIEAAVRGGGTCLVYCKNGRSRSAAVCTAYLMRHRKLTLKEAFAVPYPCPNLHLDISGTVKAARPEAEPNAGFWAQLQRYEEELQMQRQSAEQRT, from the exons ATGGTGTTCATGCCTGGAAAGCCTCGCTCGGGCTCTCCCGGCACTAGGACCTGCCTGGCTCCCGGGCCGCGGGCACGGATTAAATATAGCACCGCGGCGCAGGCGGCCCGGGAGCCGGCCATGGCCCCGCTGtgcccggtggcggccgggctgctgctgggcccggCGCGGGCCGCCTGCGACCCCGCGCTGCTGGGGCACCACCGAGTCACCCTCTGCATCAACGTGTCCCGGCAGCAGCCCTTCCCAGGCCTCCCGCACCTCCGCTGCATCCGCGTGCCCGTGTTCGACGACCCCGCCGAAGACCTGTACCGGCACTTCGACCGCTGCGGCGAGGCCATAGAggcggcggtgcggggcggcGGCACGTGCCTGGTGTACTGCAAAAACGGCCGCAGCCGCTCGGCTGCCGTCTGCACGGCCTACCTCATGCGGCACCGGAAACTCACGCTCAAGGAGGCCTTTGCGGTACCGTACCCATGCCCAAATTTGCATTTAGACATCTCTGGG aCCGTGAAGGCTGCCAGGCCAGAAGCCGAACCCAACGCAGGATTCTGGGCTCAGCTGCAGCGATACGAAGAAGAGTTACAAATGCAACGGCAGTCTGCTGAGCAAAGGACTTAA
- the DUSP28 gene encoding dual specificity phosphatase 28 isoform X2, with translation MVFMPGKPRSGSPGTRTCLAPGPRARIKYSTAAQAAREPAMAPLCPVAAGLLLGPARAACDPALLGHHRVTLCINVSRQQPFPGLPHLRCIRVPVFDDPAEDLYRHFDRCGEAIEAAVRGGGTCLVYCKNGRSRSAAVCTAYLMRHRKLTLKEAFATVKAARPEAEPNAGFWAQLQRYEEELQMQRQSAEQRT, from the exons ATGGTGTTCATGCCTGGAAAGCCTCGCTCGGGCTCTCCCGGCACTAGGACCTGCCTGGCTCCCGGGCCGCGGGCACGGATTAAATATAGCACCGCGGCGCAGGCGGCCCGGGAGCCGGCCATGGCCCCGCTGtgcccggtggcggccgggctgctgctgggcccggCGCGGGCCGCCTGCGACCCCGCGCTGCTGGGGCACCACCGAGTCACCCTCTGCATCAACGTGTCCCGGCAGCAGCCCTTCCCAGGCCTCCCGCACCTCCGCTGCATCCGCGTGCCCGTGTTCGACGACCCCGCCGAAGACCTGTACCGGCACTTCGACCGCTGCGGCGAGGCCATAGAggcggcggtgcggggcggcGGCACGTGCCTGGTGTACTGCAAAAACGGCCGCAGCCGCTCGGCTGCCGTCTGCACGGCCTACCTCATGCGGCACCGGAAACTCACGCTCAAGGAGGCCTTTGCG aCCGTGAAGGCTGCCAGGCCAGAAGCCGAACCCAACGCAGGATTCTGGGCTCAGCTGCAGCGATACGAAGAAGAGTTACAAATGCAACGGCAGTCTGCTGAGCAAAGGACTTAA
- the LOC112988924 gene encoding claudin-15-like isoform X2, whose translation MSAALEIAGFLLCLGGWTLIGATLPHNYWKISSTYGSVITTSTLFENLWKSCAEDSTGVSNCRDFDSIFALPVHVQACRALMIISILLGFIATVLSLLGLKCTRIGLNNEDGKVKFAVTGGFIYILGGLCSLVAVSWYAATVTAQFFDPLHTGTKYELGDALYLGWAGAILYMLGGIFLTCSCKRNTSGKYSGSKYGYSVGQAVPQQHIYTKNSEAITSTKEYV comes from the exons ATGTCTGCTGCTTTGGAAATTGCTGGGTTTCTTCTGTGTTTGGGTGGATGGACACTTATTGGCGCTACTTTGCCGCATAATTACTGGAAAATCTCCAGTACGTATGGTAGTGTGATCACGACGTCTACATTATTTGAAAACCTCTGGAAGAGCTGTGCAGAAGACAGCACTGGCGTGTCCAACTGCAGAGACTTTGACTCTATATTTGCGCTGCCTG TTCATGTTCAGGCATGCCGTGCCCTGATGATTATTTCCATCCTTTTGGGATTCATAGCTACGGTGCTCTCGCTGCTTGGTTTAAAGTGCACACGTATTGGATTGAATAATGAAGATGGAAAAGTGAAGTTTGCTGTCACAGGAGGATTTATCTATATTTTAGGAG GTCTCTGTTCCCTGGTGGCTGTTTCTTGGTATGCTGCGACGGTTACGGCTCAGTTCTTTGACCCATTGCATACTGGAACCAA GTATGAACTAGGAGATGCTTTGTACTTAGGCTGGGCCGGAGCTATTCTTTATATGCTTGGTGGGATCTTCCTGACCTGTTCGTGCAAAAGGAATACAAGTGGGAAATACAG tGGCAGCAAATATGGCTATTCTGTAGGCCAGGCCGTTCCTCAGCAGCACATTTACACCAAAAACTCTGAGGCAATCACAAGCACGAAGGAGTATGTCTAA